In one window of Corynebacterium mycetoides DNA:
- a CDS encoding DUF6542 domain-containing protein has product MSHASPRKPRATFEGFPTGSAIAIVCAALFTGGLLSVYAGDISWPFLTLFAVATIVVATAVNPRGLFLTVALTPLLYALAIVATGLFIASGSTAGGVGISRTDVLVIAYPMLQTFPVLAATTLGAVVIALVRLQLLKRHNENVARQERAERRRVARSNRRTSSEGRRARERVTVSELQEIVERRERARRPLNDNLYGD; this is encoded by the coding sequence GTGTCACACGCCTCTCCCAGAAAACCCCGCGCCACCTTCGAGGGCTTTCCCACCGGGTCAGCCATCGCCATCGTGTGCGCCGCTCTGTTCACCGGAGGGCTGCTGTCGGTGTACGCGGGGGACATCTCCTGGCCGTTCCTCACCCTGTTCGCCGTCGCCACAATCGTCGTGGCAACGGCGGTCAACCCCCGCGGGCTCTTTCTCACCGTCGCGCTGACCCCCCTGCTCTACGCGCTCGCGATCGTGGCAACGGGGTTGTTCATCGCCAGCGGGTCCACCGCGGGCGGAGTCGGGATATCGCGCACGGATGTGCTGGTCATCGCCTACCCGATGCTGCAGACGTTCCCGGTGCTCGCCGCGACCACCCTCGGGGCGGTCGTGATCGCGCTGGTGCGCCTGCAGTTGCTGAAACGGCACAACGAAAACGTCGCCCGACAGGAGAGAGCGGAACGACGCCGCGTGGCGCGCAGCAACCGCCGCACATCCAGCGAGGGGCGCCGGGCGCGGGAACGCGTCACGGTCAGCGAGCTGCAGGAAATCGTCGAGCGGCGGGAGCGCGCCCGCCGCCCGCTCAACGACAACCTCTACGGTGACTAG
- a CDS encoding DNA recombination protein RmuC encodes MQVATVLVIFVLGVLFGALIGAGLVYALTRSQPAPAPAPAPELDITPVSLALERLEGQLDEMDEDRSVAMSALASHVQAITRTSTRLTDRTDQLISALRSPQTRGRWGEMQLQRVVELGGMVEHCDFDVQATALVDGAHVRPDMVIRLSEGRNIVVDAKVPFSSYLDALNTDDPEEKQGYLRRHAHLLRSHVDTLSSKSYVGAFQPTPEFVVMFVPADPFLDAGLDIDPHLLDYAFSRDVVIATPTTLFALLRTVALGWRQEAATEQAKEIQRLGAELYRRLGTMGEHYNKVGQSLERAVDAFNATLASMDSRVMVTARKFEELGVVSARRARNQALENISAAPRHAAEP; translated from the coding sequence ATGCAGGTTGCAACAGTCCTTGTCATCTTCGTCCTCGGCGTGCTCTTCGGCGCCCTGATCGGCGCCGGCCTCGTCTACGCTCTCACGCGCAGCCAACCAGCGCCAGCCCCGGCGCCGGCGCCTGAGCTGGACATCACACCCGTCTCGCTCGCCCTGGAGCGGCTCGAGGGCCAGCTCGACGAGATGGACGAAGACCGCTCAGTCGCCATGTCGGCTCTGGCGAGCCACGTGCAGGCCATCACGCGGACGTCGACACGCTTGACAGACCGCACTGACCAGCTCATCTCCGCCCTGCGCTCCCCGCAAACCCGCGGCCGCTGGGGCGAGATGCAGCTGCAGCGCGTCGTCGAGCTCGGCGGGATGGTGGAGCACTGCGACTTCGACGTGCAGGCCACTGCGCTTGTCGACGGCGCGCACGTCCGCCCCGACATGGTCATCCGCCTGTCGGAAGGCCGCAACATCGTGGTTGACGCCAAAGTGCCGTTCTCGTCCTACCTCGACGCCCTCAACACCGACGACCCGGAGGAGAAGCAGGGCTACCTGCGCCGGCACGCCCACCTGCTGCGCTCGCACGTGGACACGCTGTCGTCGAAGTCCTACGTCGGAGCGTTCCAGCCCACCCCGGAGTTCGTGGTGATGTTCGTGCCCGCCGACCCCTTCCTCGACGCCGGCCTGGACATCGACCCCCACCTGCTCGACTACGCGTTTTCCCGCGACGTCGTCATCGCGACCCCCACCACGCTGTTCGCCCTGCTGCGCACGGTGGCCCTCGGCTGGCGCCAGGAGGCCGCGACCGAGCAGGCCAAGGAGATCCAGCGCCTCGGGGCGGAGCTCTACCGGCGCCTCGGCACAATGGGCGAGCACTACAACAAGGTCGGGCAGTCGCTGGAACGCGCCGTCGACGCGTTCAACGCCACGCTCGCCTCCATGGACTCGCGCGTGATGGTCACGGCCCGGAAGTTCGAGGAGCTCGGCGTGGTCAGCGCGCGGCGCGCCCGGAATCAGGCCCTGGAGAACATTTCCGCCGCACCGCGGCACGCCGCCGAGCCCTAA
- a CDS encoding AI-2E family transporter gives MSNDEAQQPQDTPPDLVDRGVVLNSWLKSAAMFALRVLVIAVFLYALSRLVGAFWEGILPVVLALIVCTVLAPISGALRRSHVPSALAALLSLLLFFGLLGFLILLIAPDIAAHSRILYLQALEGVQRLQLWLQGPPLNMNPDELNDAVNSIAQWLQNQAATIAGGVFAGIGTAAGLVVTLGVVLVLTFFFLKDGHRFLPWLRATAGGRPGLHATELLTRAWNTLSGFIRAQAIVSLVDAFFIGVGIWLVGVPMAFTLAVITFIAGFIPIVGAVAAGALAVLIALVSLGFTKALIVLVIVIAVQQLEGNVLSPMLQSKAMDLHPVIVLVSVTVGGGLFGLVGAFLAVPAAAMIAVVFRYLMDVMKIHSGEKRADDIDYATPEGRAIADLEERESVYERKEWRGDRDWAAAPVPPEEAVAPPEGSASWEVLRRSGQLLNLARPSQLRKRFGSKD, from the coding sequence GTGAGCAACGATGAAGCGCAACAGCCACAGGACACCCCGCCGGACCTCGTCGACCGAGGGGTCGTGCTAAACAGCTGGCTCAAATCCGCCGCCATGTTCGCGCTCCGCGTCCTCGTCATCGCGGTGTTCCTCTACGCGCTCAGCCGCCTGGTCGGCGCGTTCTGGGAGGGCATCCTGCCGGTTGTGCTCGCGCTCATCGTCTGCACGGTGCTCGCGCCCATCTCAGGCGCCCTGCGGCGTTCCCACGTCCCCTCCGCGCTAGCCGCCCTCCTATCACTGCTGCTGTTCTTCGGGCTCCTCGGCTTCCTCATCCTGCTCATCGCCCCCGACATCGCCGCCCACTCCCGCATCCTCTACCTCCAGGCGCTCGAGGGCGTCCAGCGCCTCCAGCTGTGGCTGCAGGGCCCACCGCTCAACATGAACCCGGATGAGCTCAACGACGCCGTCAACAGCATCGCGCAGTGGCTGCAGAACCAGGCCGCCACCATCGCGGGCGGCGTCTTCGCCGGAATCGGCACCGCCGCCGGCCTCGTAGTCACCCTCGGCGTGGTGCTGGTCCTGACCTTCTTCTTCCTCAAAGACGGCCACCGCTTCCTGCCCTGGCTGCGCGCCACCGCGGGCGGGCGCCCCGGGCTCCACGCCACCGAGCTGCTCACTCGCGCGTGGAACACACTGTCCGGGTTCATCCGCGCCCAGGCGATCGTCTCGCTTGTCGACGCCTTCTTCATCGGCGTCGGGATCTGGCTCGTGGGCGTGCCCATGGCATTCACCCTCGCCGTGATCACCTTCATCGCCGGCTTCATCCCGATTGTCGGCGCGGTCGCCGCCGGCGCCTTGGCGGTGCTCATCGCGCTCGTCTCGCTGGGCTTTACCAAAGCCCTCATCGTGCTCGTCATCGTCATCGCCGTGCAGCAGCTGGAGGGCAACGTGCTCTCCCCGATGCTGCAGTCGAAGGCGATGGACCTGCACCCCGTCATCGTGCTCGTCTCCGTCACCGTGGGCGGCGGGCTCTTCGGCCTCGTCGGAGCGTTCTTGGCCGTGCCCGCCGCGGCCATGATCGCGGTCGTGTTCCGCTACCTGATGGACGTGATGAAGATCCACTCGGGCGAGAAGCGTGCCGACGACATCGACTACGCCACCCCAGAAGGCCGCGCCATCGCGGACCTGGAGGAGCGCGAATCCGTCTACGAGCGCAAGGAATGGCGCGGCGACCGCGACTGGGCCGCCGCCCCCGTGCCCCCCGAGGAGGCGGTCGCCCCACCGGAGGGAAGCGCCAGCTGGGAGGTGCTGCGGCGCAGCGGGCAGCTGCTCAACCTCGCCCGCCCGAGCCAGCTGCGCAAACGTTTCGGATCGAAAGATTGA
- the ychF gene encoding redox-regulated ATPase YchF — protein MSLTLGIVGLPNVGKSTLFNALTRNDVLAANYPFATIEPNVGLVELPDPRLNRLAEIFGSERILPATVSFVDIAGIVKGASEGEGMGNAFLANIREADAICQVVRAFADDNVIHVDGKVDPANDISVINTELILADLQTIEKALPRLEKDGRKDKDAAAAAAEAKKAQAVLEDDRTLFAAAKAGEIDLALLRDLHLMTAKPFLYVFNSDEAVLTDEARKQELRDLVAPAEAVFLDAQTETELLELDDDDAAELLAAVGQDEPGLSTLARAGFETLGLQTYLTAGPKESRAWTIRQGDTAPKAAGVIHSDFEKGFIKAEIVAFDDLDELGSMAEARAKGKVRMEGKDYVMADGDVVEFKFNV, from the coding sequence GTGAGCCTTACTCTTGGAATCGTCGGTCTGCCCAACGTGGGCAAGTCCACCCTGTTCAATGCCCTGACGCGCAACGATGTCCTGGCCGCGAACTACCCGTTCGCCACCATCGAGCCGAACGTGGGGCTCGTCGAGCTGCCGGATCCGCGTCTTAACCGGCTGGCGGAGATCTTCGGTTCCGAGCGCATCCTGCCGGCGACGGTGTCGTTCGTGGACATCGCGGGCATTGTCAAGGGCGCGTCCGAGGGTGAGGGCATGGGCAACGCCTTTTTGGCCAACATCCGCGAGGCCGACGCGATCTGCCAGGTGGTGCGCGCGTTTGCCGACGACAACGTGATCCACGTCGACGGCAAGGTCGACCCCGCCAACGACATCTCCGTGATCAACACGGAGCTGATCCTCGCGGATCTGCAGACCATTGAGAAGGCCCTGCCGCGCCTGGAGAAGGACGGCCGCAAGGACAAGGACGCCGCTGCGGCCGCCGCCGAGGCGAAGAAGGCCCAGGCCGTGCTCGAGGACGACCGGACGCTCTTCGCCGCCGCCAAGGCCGGCGAGATCGACCTGGCCCTGCTGCGGGACCTGCACCTGATGACGGCCAAGCCGTTCCTCTACGTGTTCAACTCCGACGAGGCGGTGCTCACGGACGAGGCGCGCAAGCAGGAGCTGCGCGATCTCGTCGCCCCGGCGGAGGCCGTCTTCCTCGACGCCCAGACCGAGACCGAGCTGCTCGAGCTTGACGACGATGACGCGGCCGAGCTCCTCGCCGCCGTCGGCCAGGACGAGCCGGGCCTGTCGACCCTGGCCCGGGCCGGGTTTGAGACCCTCGGCCTGCAGACCTACCTCACCGCCGGCCCGAAGGAGTCCCGCGCGTGGACCATCCGCCAGGGCGACACCGCGCCGAAGGCCGCGGGCGTGATCCACAGCGACTTTGAGAAGGGCTTTATCAAGGCAGAGATCGTCGCGTTCGACGACTTGGACGAGCTCGGCTCCATGGCGGAGGCGCGCGCCAAGGGTAAAGTGCGCATGGAGGGCAAGGACTACGTCATGGCCGACGGCGACGTGGTCGAGTTCAAATTTAACGTGTAG
- the arfB gene encoding alternative ribosome rescue aminoacyl-tRNA hydrolase ArfB — protein sequence MQDLTIAPGPGIPGGLVVAAADLSEWFAKASGPGGQGVNTTDSKVQLSIDIAECASLSDTQRRRALHNLEHRLDGTVLTVSASTQRSQVRNRAEARERMAILLREALAPPPPPRRKTKPTRGSVRRRLEAKKRRSELKSTRRKPQLP from the coding sequence ATGCAGGACTTGACCATCGCGCCCGGCCCGGGGATCCCCGGCGGCCTCGTCGTCGCCGCGGCGGACCTGTCGGAGTGGTTCGCGAAGGCATCGGGCCCGGGCGGCCAGGGCGTCAACACCACCGACAGTAAGGTGCAGCTCTCCATCGACATCGCGGAATGCGCATCGCTTTCCGACACTCAACGCCGCCGCGCCCTCCACAACCTCGAACACCGCCTGGACGGCACGGTGCTCACCGTGAGCGCATCGACGCAGCGGTCGCAGGTCCGCAACCGTGCCGAGGCGCGGGAACGCATGGCCATCTTGTTGCGCGAGGCGCTCGCCCCACCGCCTCCCCCGCGGCGGAAAACGAAGCCGACGCGCGGCTCGGTGCGGCGCCGTCTCGAAGCGAAGAAGCGGCGCTCGGAGTTGAAGTCGACGAGGCGTAAGCCCCAGCTGCCGTAG
- a CDS encoding relaxase/mobilization nuclease domain-containing protein has product MSTTHYSPSTSAADTEHYIRGKEDERGVAITCEVPGGPGAFSARARALTQNTTREVEALHYRQSFSDEEFDPKNPEHVQRVNDLGYQLAKKMHPDSDCLVVSHVDGRGKKPHNHILVLNHNNRTGKALSDYRTFHDRKAGNQKGVQSANDELMREHGLSVVKRLEHAPKDWELRREDFAEGSLDREMGDRMSAALADPRAVDKAGLVSVIEEQNQQLGDDGDRVPRMRLHSPVSKKGKRAGQETWTLYIEDRRGESGRAERRKRTSALSADFTPEGAQAFFDYHQQQMEQEHERSARQAEAAERARAVAAAARQSGDDGAVDLDPRRRRGAEYEDRHADRAAEEARGVREGGQRGAGEAALRDLASADLNVAAAGVEREQRTARRNRVHSRGYEREPQRGESEGLSL; this is encoded by the coding sequence ATGAGCACCACCCACTACAGCCCGAGCACCAGCGCCGCCGACACCGAGCACTATATCCGCGGGAAGGAGGACGAGCGGGGCGTCGCGATCACGTGCGAAGTGCCGGGAGGCCCCGGCGCGTTCTCGGCGCGCGCACGGGCGCTCACGCAGAACACGACGCGCGAGGTCGAGGCGCTGCACTACCGCCAGTCGTTCAGCGACGAGGAGTTCGACCCGAAGAACCCCGAACACGTGCAGCGGGTGAACGACCTGGGCTACCAGCTCGCCAAGAAGATGCACCCGGATTCCGACTGCCTCGTCGTCAGTCACGTGGATGGGCGGGGAAAGAAGCCGCACAACCATATTTTGGTTCTCAATCACAACAACCGCACGGGAAAGGCGCTCTCGGACTATCGCACGTTCCACGACCGCAAGGCCGGGAATCAGAAGGGCGTGCAGTCGGCGAACGACGAGCTGATGCGAGAGCACGGGCTCTCGGTCGTGAAGCGGCTGGAGCACGCGCCGAAGGACTGGGAGCTGCGCCGCGAAGACTTCGCCGAGGGGTCGCTCGACCGCGAGATGGGCGACCGGATGAGCGCCGCACTGGCCGATCCCCGCGCGGTGGACAAGGCCGGTCTGGTCTCGGTGATCGAGGAGCAGAACCAGCAGCTCGGTGATGACGGGGATCGGGTGCCACGGATGCGGCTGCACAGCCCCGTCAGCAAGAAGGGCAAACGCGCCGGGCAGGAGACCTGGACGCTCTACATCGAGGACCGCCGCGGCGAGTCCGGGCGTGCCGAGCGCCGCAAGCGCACGAGCGCACTCTCGGCGGACTTCACCCCGGAGGGCGCGCAGGCGTTCTTCGACTACCACCAGCAGCAGATGGAGCAGGAACATGAGCGCAGCGCTCGACAGGCTGAAGCAGCAGAACGGGCCCGTGCAGTCGCCGCAGCCGCTCGGCAGTCCGGAGACGATGGAGCTGTTGACCTCGATCCTCGCCGCCGTCGAGGCGCAGAATACGAGGATCGCCACGCTGACCGAGCAGCAGAAGAAGCTCGCGGGGTTCGTGAAGGTGGACAGCGAGGAGCAGGAGAAGCAGCTCTCCGCGATCTCGCATCAGCTGACCTCAACGTCGCCGCCGCCGGAGTCGAACGAGAACAGCGAACTGCTCGCCGGAATCGCGTCCACTCTCGCGGGTATGAGCGTGAACCTCAACGGGGAGAGTCTGAAGGGCTCAGCCTCTAA
- the merA gene encoding mercury(II) reductase — MPTKYDLAIIGSGGGAFAAAIRASTLGKSVVMIERGTLGGTCVNTGCVPSKALIAAADARHVAADAADRFPGIATTAGPVDMPALIAGKQALVETMRGEKYADVADSYGWHVRRGDAGFAGTPDAPVLEVTAADGAVETIEAEHYLVATGARPWSPPIDGLDEAGYLTSTTAMDLTEVPESMLVLGGGYVALEQTQLFARLGSQVTLLVRSRLASKEEPEVSRTLQEVFADEGIRVVRRAVPTRVSRDAATGQVVVTADVSGGSQEFRADQVLVAFGRRPVTDGLNLDAVGVKTGDSGEVVVSDHLQSSNPRIWAAGDVTGHPEFVYVAAHHGTLVAENAFADADRSVDYSHLPRVTFTGPAIGAVGMTEKEVVAAGIRCDCRVLPLEYVPRAVINRDTRGFIKIVVNADTSEILGLTAVAKDAGELAAAGVHVLGKTIAEVADAWAPYLTMTEGIRIAAKSFTTDPSLLSCCA, encoded by the coding sequence ATGCCTACGAAGTACGATCTCGCCATCATCGGATCGGGAGGCGGCGCGTTCGCCGCTGCGATCCGCGCCAGCACGCTCGGGAAGTCGGTGGTGATGATCGAGCGTGGCACGCTCGGCGGCACCTGCGTGAACACGGGCTGCGTGCCGTCGAAGGCCCTCATCGCCGCCGCCGATGCACGGCACGTCGCCGCCGACGCCGCCGACCGGTTCCCGGGGATCGCGACGACGGCAGGCCCAGTGGACATGCCCGCGCTGATCGCCGGGAAGCAGGCGTTGGTCGAGACGATGCGGGGCGAGAAGTACGCCGACGTCGCCGATTCATACGGGTGGCACGTCCGGCGGGGAGACGCCGGGTTCGCGGGCACCCCGGACGCGCCGGTGTTGGAGGTCACCGCCGCAGACGGAGCGGTCGAGACGATCGAGGCCGAGCACTACCTGGTCGCCACCGGTGCGCGGCCGTGGTCTCCGCCGATCGACGGCCTGGACGAGGCCGGGTACCTGACCTCGACCACGGCGATGGACCTGACCGAGGTCCCCGAGTCGATGCTGGTGCTCGGCGGCGGCTACGTCGCCCTGGAGCAGACGCAGCTGTTCGCCCGCCTCGGCTCCCAGGTCACGCTGCTGGTGCGGTCCCGGCTCGCGTCGAAGGAGGAGCCGGAGGTGTCCCGGACACTGCAGGAGGTGTTCGCCGACGAGGGCATCCGGGTGGTCCGCCGCGCGGTGCCGACCCGGGTGTCCCGGGACGCGGCGACCGGGCAGGTCGTGGTTACCGCGGACGTGTCCGGCGGCTCGCAGGAGTTCCGCGCCGACCAGGTGCTCGTCGCCTTCGGACGCCGTCCCGTCACCGACGGCTTGAACCTCGATGCGGTCGGGGTGAAGACCGGGGACTCCGGCGAGGTGGTCGTCTCCGACCATCTGCAGTCGTCGAACCCGCGGATCTGGGCCGCGGGCGACGTGACCGGGCACCCGGAGTTCGTCTACGTCGCGGCCCACCACGGCACCCTCGTCGCCGAGAACGCGTTCGCCGACGCCGACCGGTCCGTCGACTACTCCCATCTGCCGCGGGTGACGTTCACCGGACCGGCGATCGGCGCGGTCGGGATGACCGAGAAGGAGGTCGTCGCCGCGGGGATCCGCTGCGACTGCCGCGTGCTGCCCCTGGAGTATGTGCCCCGGGCGGTGATCAACCGCGACACCCGCGGGTTCATCAAGATCGTCGTGAACGCCGATACGAGCGAGATCCTCGGCCTCACCGCCGTCGCCAAGGACGCCGGGGAACTCGCCGCCGCAGGCGTCCACGTGCTCGGCAAGACCATCGCCGAAGTCGCCGACGCCTGGGCCCCCTACCTGACCATGACCGAAGGCATCCGGATCGCCGCGAAGTCCTTCACCACCGACCCGTCACTGCTCTCGTGCTGCGCATGA
- a CDS encoding heavy metal-responsive transcriptional regulator yields MRIGELAERAGTTAKTLRFYEEQGLLPPTERTPSGYRDYAPETVARIDFVHRGQAAGLTLAQIRQILDIRDGGHAPCEHVRDLLDVRLAEIEQQIAQLSVLRDTIADLRQDAAHPDPETCSPDQVCRYL; encoded by the coding sequence ATGCGGATCGGAGAACTCGCCGAGAGGGCGGGCACTACCGCGAAGACCCTTCGCTTCTACGAGGAACAGGGCCTTCTGCCCCCGACCGAGCGCACGCCGTCCGGATACCGCGACTACGCGCCCGAGACGGTCGCTCGGATCGACTTCGTCCACCGCGGCCAGGCCGCGGGCCTCACCCTCGCCCAGATCCGCCAGATCCTCGACATCCGCGACGGCGGCCATGCGCCCTGCGAGCACGTGCGCGACCTGCTTGACGTGCGCCTCGCTGAGATCGAGCAGCAGATCGCGCAGCTCTCCGTGCTGCGCGACACTATCGCGGACCTCAGACAGGACGCCGCGCACCCGGACCCTGAAACGTGCAGCCCCGATCAAGTGTGTAGGTACTTGTAG
- a CDS encoding IS256 family transposase, with amino-acid sequence MTTVARRNPEDSAKIKAIEEKLLANPEMAKLIDELGTSTTDANDLVRGLLQASINRGLNAEMDAHLGYQHGDRNSKEAAGQNNSRNGSYPKRVDSNYGPVDVAVPRDRDGSFLPTMVPKGSRRLTDVDDMIISLYAGGMTVRDIQHHMATAMGVDISHETISAITDAVLEEVMIWQNRQLDEFYPVVFLDALRIKVRDGGRVVNKSAYLAIGVDMEGIKHILGIWLAKEEGASFWAQVCANLATRGVHDVFIVCCDGLKGLPEAVEATWPDSMVQTCVVHLIRAANRWVAYGDRKAVSAELKKIYTAPTEQTALAALTELEASELGEKYPQSVKVWRDAWDRFIPFLEFPPMARKVIYTTNSIESMNNELRKATRNRVQFTNDESAIKTLWLMICNIEDKRAAKRAKQGKRAAATSGRLIEGRRVTNWKQAINQMSVAYPDRFEPYL; translated from the coding sequence ATGACTACCGTGGCACGACGAAACCCAGAGGACTCCGCAAAGATCAAAGCGATCGAGGAAAAGCTCCTCGCCAATCCTGAGATGGCGAAGCTGATCGACGAGCTCGGCACCTCCACCACGGATGCCAACGATCTCGTCCGGGGCCTGCTCCAGGCCTCGATCAACCGGGGCCTCAACGCCGAGATGGATGCCCACCTCGGCTACCAGCACGGCGACCGGAACAGCAAGGAAGCCGCTGGTCAGAACAATTCCCGTAACGGTTCCTACCCCAAGCGGGTCGATTCGAACTACGGACCGGTCGATGTCGCCGTTCCCCGGGACCGTGACGGATCCTTCCTGCCGACAATGGTGCCCAAAGGATCCCGCCGGCTGACCGACGTCGACGACATGATCATCAGTCTCTATGCCGGTGGCATGACCGTCCGAGACATCCAGCACCACATGGCCACCGCCATGGGCGTGGACATCTCCCATGAAACAATCTCCGCGATCACCGATGCGGTCCTTGAGGAGGTCATGATCTGGCAGAACCGCCAACTTGATGAGTTCTACCCCGTGGTCTTCCTCGATGCGTTACGGATCAAAGTCCGTGACGGGGGCCGGGTGGTCAACAAATCCGCGTACCTGGCTATCGGGGTGGACATGGAGGGGATCAAACACATCCTGGGTATCTGGCTGGCTAAAGAGGAAGGAGCCTCGTTCTGGGCGCAGGTGTGTGCCAACCTCGCTACCCGCGGAGTGCACGATGTGTTCATCGTGTGCTGTGACGGGCTCAAGGGTCTGCCGGAGGCTGTGGAAGCCACCTGGCCGGATTCGATGGTCCAGACCTGTGTCGTCCACCTGATCAGGGCAGCAAACCGGTGGGTGGCCTATGGAGATCGTAAGGCGGTGTCCGCCGAGTTGAAGAAGATCTACACCGCCCCCACCGAGCAAACCGCTCTGGCGGCGTTGACGGAGCTCGAGGCCTCCGAGCTGGGGGAAAAGTATCCGCAGTCAGTCAAGGTGTGGCGCGATGCGTGGGACCGGTTCATCCCGTTCCTGGAGTTCCCACCGATGGCTAGGAAGGTGATCTACACCACGAACTCGATTGAGTCGATGAACAACGAGCTGCGTAAAGCCACCCGGAATCGGGTGCAGTTCACCAACGATGAGTCTGCGATCAAAACCCTGTGGTTGATGATCTGCAACATTGAGGACAAACGGGCCGCCAAGCGTGCTAAGCAGGGCAAACGGGCCGCGGCGACCAGCGGCCGGCTGATCGAGGGCAGGCGGGTGACGAACTGGAAGCAGGCCATCAACCAGATGTCTGTGGCTTACCCTGACCGCTTCGAGCCCTACCTCTAA
- a CDS encoding helix-turn-helix domain-containing protein produces MGAFALPSLEDEKTLLTMQDAVAEGFGGCSTLRKYISEGYLRASKIGGRIKIERADLEALKRPTGRQPTFEDIESAVSRIAAAAPPLSDQQIHRLARPLGGGQQ; encoded by the coding sequence ATGGGCGCATTCGCTTTACCGTCACTAGAAGACGAGAAAACACTTCTTACCATGCAGGATGCGGTGGCCGAAGGTTTCGGCGGCTGCTCCACCCTCCGCAAGTACATCTCCGAGGGGTATCTGCGCGCCAGCAAAATCGGTGGGCGCATCAAGATCGAGAGGGCTGACCTCGAGGCCCTCAAACGCCCCACCGGCCGCCAGCCGACATTTGAGGATATCGAGTCGGCCGTGAGCCGCATCGCCGCCGCTGCTCCCCCGCTGAGTGATCAGCAGATCCACCGTCTCGCTCGGCCCCTGGGCGGTGGCCAGCAATGA